One segment of Paenibacillus sp. FSL R7-0337 DNA contains the following:
- a CDS encoding PolC-type DNA polymerase III, with amino-acid sequence MEQNVERRKRFELLMKQGEIPPAMIDPYFVDGQIERVEISRGNHDWHIVIAKTTLIPAQTYRAFILRMREKLQHIAKVSFLFLYDDTVSRADIVQEYWGMFLEWVQREIPSVNGWLTRSSQELRDGTLILSLNDTMSLELARKKGIEAAIIKYYDKYFALPLKVKLQMAEDESKSKADAYEEFQQKLQQEQRELVELMMMNSEPDEPEEAGDPNEVIKLQVGNDIKEQAVSILEIQDEEKKITIQGTIFGLDRKELRNGNTLFTFCITDFTDSLQMKMFAKTKEELKIMGQLANGKWVRARGKVEYDRFMQIPELVMIPSDLTEVSAPPARKDNAKEKRVEFHLHTTMSTMDAVAPIDAYVKTAAKWGHPALAVTDHGNVQSFPDANHAAHKHKLKMLYGVEANVVNDAVNIVENAQALELKTATYVVFDIETTGLSITRNNITELAAIKMCEGKELDRYTTFVNPHEKIPYHIQQLTNITDEMVKDAPDLAPVLGEFVEFVGDSILVAHNARFDMGFIQASLKKLGQPELPNPSLDTLELARLLFPKMKNHRLNTLADKYKVLLESHHRAVDDTIALGGILNGLLSDAEKMKGMTRLDRLNDYVGNDLSNVRPFHCGIYALNPIGKKNLYKLISMSHTEYYKRVPCIPKSKLEEHRDGLLVISGCERGEFFEAVLNKTVEEAIEVAQFYDVLEIQPLTMYMHLVDKGFVASPEDLRGVVRKICEIGEQMNKPVIATGNVHYLEPRDKLFRDITIHGITGFSPLKDQNKPDAHFRTTDEMLAEFEYLGAAKAKEVVVTNTVELAERFEEYDLFPSDLFTPIIEGADDEIRNTCYETAKSIYGEELPEVVIARLEKELAPIIKYGFSANYLISERLVKKSNQDGYLVGSRGSVGSSVVATFLGISEVNPLPAHYICTNSECRHSEWFLDGSVPSGFDLPDKDCPDCGGKLKGEGQDIPFETFLGFKGDKVPDIDLNFSGEYQPNAHNFTKTMFGPDNVFRAGTIGTVAEKTAFGFTKKYEEHHQKRWRGAEVGRLAAGCTGVKRSTGQHPGGIVVLPDYMEIEDITPVQFPADDVTAEWKTTHFDYHAFDANLLKLDILGHDDPTMMRMLQDLTGVDPTTIPMNDPKVMSMFNSTDALGVRPDQIRTPVATYGVPEMGTKFVRQMLVEAKPSSFADLLQISGLSHGTGVWLGNAQELIKNNTCNIKTVIGCRDDIMLYLIYKTGMDASLAFKITESVRKGKGLPPEWIEEMKNCKVPQWYIDSCLKIQYMFPKAHAAAYVISAVRTAFFKLYHPIEYYATYFSVRAADFDIELCCKGYEAIARQLVEIESKGFQALPKEKAMLPVLEMALEMTARGFTFKNIDLYRSDATKFTVDGTSLIPPFSSLAGIGDNAAINIAAAKDAGEFLSIEDFQQKSKASKTVIELLTGMGCFRGLPESNQLSLF; translated from the coding sequence ATGGAGCAGAACGTGGAGAGAAGAAAGAGATTTGAGCTGTTGATGAAGCAGGGGGAGATTCCGCCTGCCATGATTGATCCTTATTTTGTAGACGGACAGATTGAACGGGTGGAGATTAGCCGCGGCAACCATGACTGGCATATCGTGATTGCGAAGACAACCCTGATTCCCGCCCAGACCTACCGGGCCTTTATCCTAAGAATGCGTGAGAAGCTGCAGCATATTGCCAAGGTCAGCTTCTTGTTCCTATATGATGATACTGTAAGCAGAGCCGATATTGTGCAGGAGTACTGGGGCATGTTCCTCGAGTGGGTCCAGCGTGAGATTCCTTCCGTCAACGGTTGGCTGACGCGTTCCAGTCAGGAGCTGCGGGACGGAACGCTCATTCTTAGCCTGAATGATACCATGTCGCTCGAGCTGGCCCGTAAAAAGGGTATCGAAGCCGCCATTATTAAATATTATGATAAATATTTCGCACTTCCCCTCAAGGTCAAGCTGCAAATGGCCGAGGACGAGAGTAAGAGCAAGGCGGATGCCTATGAGGAATTCCAGCAGAAGCTCCAGCAGGAGCAGCGTGAGCTGGTAGAGCTGATGATGATGAATAGCGAGCCGGACGAGCCTGAAGAAGCCGGGGACCCGAATGAGGTCATTAAGCTTCAGGTAGGGAATGACATCAAAGAGCAGGCCGTCTCCATTCTGGAAATTCAGGATGAAGAGAAGAAGATTACGATCCAGGGGACGATCTTCGGGCTGGACCGCAAGGAACTGCGTAACGGAAATACGCTGTTCACCTTCTGCATCACAGATTTTACAGATTCCCTGCAGATGAAGATGTTCGCCAAGACCAAGGAAGAACTGAAGATCATGGGCCAGTTGGCTAACGGCAAATGGGTCCGGGCGCGCGGCAAAGTGGAATATGACCGGTTCATGCAGATTCCTGAGCTGGTGATGATTCCTTCGGATCTGACCGAGGTGTCGGCGCCGCCTGCCCGTAAGGACAATGCCAAGGAGAAGCGTGTGGAGTTCCACTTGCATACGACTATGAGCACGATGGATGCGGTAGCACCGATTGATGCCTATGTCAAAACAGCTGCGAAATGGGGCCACCCGGCACTTGCAGTTACCGACCACGGCAATGTTCAGAGCTTCCCGGATGCGAATCACGCCGCCCATAAGCATAAGCTCAAGATGCTCTACGGGGTGGAGGCTAATGTCGTCAATGATGCGGTCAATATCGTGGAGAATGCGCAGGCGCTCGAGCTCAAGACGGCAACCTATGTCGTCTTCGACATCGAGACCACGGGGCTGTCCATCACACGCAACAACATCACGGAGCTTGCGGCGATCAAGATGTGTGAAGGCAAGGAACTCGACCGTTACACCACCTTCGTCAATCCGCATGAGAAAATCCCCTACCACATCCAGCAGTTGACGAACATTACGGATGAAATGGTCAAGGATGCCCCGGATCTTGCGCCGGTACTGGGGGAGTTCGTGGAGTTCGTAGGAGACAGCATTCTCGTTGCGCACAATGCGCGGTTCGATATGGGCTTCATTCAAGCTTCTCTGAAGAAGCTGGGGCAGCCGGAGCTGCCAAATCCTTCACTGGATACGCTGGAGCTGGCGCGTCTGCTCTTCCCCAAAATGAAGAACCACCGGCTCAATACGCTTGCTGACAAGTACAAGGTACTGCTGGAGAGCCATCACCGTGCGGTGGATGATACGATTGCACTGGGCGGGATTCTGAACGGTCTGCTGTCCGATGCGGAGAAGATGAAGGGCATGACCCGGCTGGACCGGCTGAACGATTATGTAGGCAATGACTTGTCGAATGTACGGCCGTTTCACTGCGGAATCTATGCACTGAATCCGATCGGCAAAAAAAACCTCTACAAGCTGATCTCTATGTCGCATACCGAGTACTATAAGCGCGTACCCTGCATTCCCAAATCGAAGCTTGAAGAACATCGTGACGGACTGCTCGTCATATCCGGCTGTGAGCGGGGCGAGTTCTTCGAGGCTGTGCTGAACAAGACCGTGGAAGAGGCAATTGAGGTTGCCCAGTTCTATGATGTGCTGGAAATCCAGCCGCTGACCATGTACATGCATCTGGTGGATAAAGGGTTCGTAGCGAGTCCAGAGGACCTGCGGGGTGTTGTACGCAAAATTTGTGAGATCGGCGAACAGATGAATAAGCCGGTGATAGCCACTGGGAATGTGCACTATCTGGAGCCGCGCGATAAGCTGTTCCGCGATATTACGATCCACGGGATTACGGGGTTCAGTCCGCTAAAAGACCAGAACAAGCCGGATGCCCACTTCCGTACAACCGATGAGATGCTTGCCGAGTTCGAATACCTGGGTGCAGCCAAAGCGAAGGAAGTCGTGGTCACGAATACTGTTGAGCTGGCTGAGCGGTTCGAAGAATACGATCTGTTCCCAAGCGATCTCTTCACGCCTATTATTGAAGGTGCGGATGATGAGATCCGCAATACCTGCTATGAAACAGCCAAATCGATCTACGGCGAGGAACTGCCGGAGGTTGTGATTGCCCGTCTGGAGAAGGAGCTTGCCCCTATTATTAAATACGGGTTCTCCGCCAACTATCTGATCTCGGAACGGCTTGTCAAAAAGTCGAACCAGGACGGTTATCTCGTCGGTTCCCGTGGCTCGGTAGGCTCGTCTGTAGTGGCAACATTCCTTGGAATCTCGGAGGTTAACCCGCTTCCGGCTCACTATATTTGTACCAATTCGGAATGCCGGCACAGCGAATGGTTCCTGGACGGAAGTGTGCCGAGCGGGTTCGACTTGCCGGATAAGGACTGTCCCGATTGTGGCGGGAAGCTGAAGGGAGAAGGTCAGGATATTCCGTTTGAGACCTTCCTGGGCTTCAAAGGGGACAAGGTTCCCGATATCGACCTTAACTTCTCCGGGGAGTATCAGCCGAACGCCCATAATTTCACCAAAACAATGTTCGGCCCGGACAATGTATTCCGCGCGGGAACCATTGGTACGGTAGCGGAGAAGACCGCCTTCGGCTTCACCAAGAAATATGAAGAACATCACCAGAAGCGCTGGCGCGGCGCAGAGGTCGGACGGCTTGCCGCCGGCTGTACCGGTGTGAAGCGCAGTACGGGGCAGCACCCCGGCGGTATCGTAGTTTTGCCGGATTACATGGAGATTGAAGATATCACTCCCGTGCAGTTTCCGGCGGATGATGTTACAGCCGAGTGGAAGACTACCCATTTCGACTATCACGCCTTCGATGCGAACCTGCTGAAGCTTGATATTCTCGGCCACGATGATCCGACCATGATGCGGATGCTGCAGGATCTGACCGGTGTGGACCCGACGACCATTCCAATGAATGATCCGAAGGTAATGAGCATGTTCAACTCCACGGATGCTCTCGGGGTAAGACCCGATCAGATTCGTACCCCGGTGGCCACTTATGGAGTGCCGGAGATGGGAACGAAGTTCGTCCGCCAGATGCTTGTTGAAGCCAAGCCTTCCAGCTTTGCCGACTTGCTGCAGATTTCCGGGCTGTCCCATGGAACCGGCGTGTGGCTGGGAAATGCGCAGGAGCTGATTAAGAACAATACCTGTAACATTAAGACGGTAATCGGCTGCCGTGATGATATCATGCTCTACCTGATTTATAAGACGGGGATGGATGCCAGTCTGGCCTTCAAAATTACAGAGAGCGTGCGTAAAGGGAAGGGCTTGCCGCCGGAGTGGATTGAGGAGATGAAGAATTGCAAGGTGCCGCAGTGGTACATTGATTCCTGTCTCAAAATCCAGTACATGTTCCCGAAGGCCCATGCCGCGGCTTATGTTATTTCAGCGGTGCGCACAGCCTTCTTCAAGCTGTATCATCCGATAGAATACTATGCGACTTACTTCTCGGTCCGCGCGGCGGATTTCGATATCGAGCTGTGCTGTAAAGGCTACGAAGCCATTGCGCGCCAGCTTGTGGAGATCGAATCCAAGGGCTTCCAGGCGCTGCCTAAGGAAAAAGCCATGCTTCCGGTCCTGGAGATGGCCCTGGAGATGACTGCACGCGGCTTTACCTTCAAGAACATTGATCTGTACCGCTCGGATGCTACCAAATTTACGGTGGACGGCACCAGCCTGATTCCTCCGTTCTCCTCGCTTGCGGGAATCGGGGATAATGCTGCAATTAATATCGCCGCTGCCAAGGATGCAGGAGAATTCCTCTCCATTGAGGATTTCCAGCAGAAATCCAAGGCCAGTAAAACGGTGATTGAGCTGCTTACGGGAATGGGCTGCTTCCGGGGATTACCGGAGAGTAACCAGCTTTCACTGTTCTGA
- the proS gene encoding proline--tRNA ligase, whose amino-acid sequence MAKDKQFVTEITPQGEDFSRWYIDVIKKADLMDYSPVRGCIVFKPDGYEIWEHIQEEMNRRLKATGHRNAYFPLFIPESFFQKEKEHVEGFNPELPWVTEAGGDVLEERLAIRPTSETMFGHMYSKWIQSYRDLPVLINQWANVVRWEKRTLPFIRTTEFLWQEGHTAHENETEAREETMKMLDNYRDFVETFLAIPVVTGQKTPSERFAGAVDTYSIEAMMKDGRAVQAATSHYLGTKFAVAFDIQYLNRENVLEHAHTTSWGSTTRLIGSLIMVHGDDRGLALPPKVAPTQVIMIPIGPPKTREAVIGRTDELFGELKSAGIRVRVDDRADVTPGWKFNEYEMRGVPVRLELGPRDMENGVCVLVSRISGEKKVIQQENLVEEVNAMLEQVHREMYERALKFREDHFYSVDTLEQMKNSMEEKRGFALAGWCGSEECEDKVKEETGAGSRNIPFHPSETKETCICCGKPAQHTVVFAKAY is encoded by the coding sequence ATGGCCAAAGACAAGCAGTTCGTTACAGAGATCACGCCGCAGGGCGAGGATTTCTCACGCTGGTATATCGATGTTATCAAAAAAGCGGACCTGATGGATTATTCACCGGTCCGCGGCTGTATCGTATTCAAACCGGACGGCTATGAAATCTGGGAGCATATCCAGGAGGAAATGAACCGCCGCCTGAAGGCTACCGGTCACCGGAACGCCTACTTCCCGCTATTCATTCCTGAGAGCTTTTTCCAGAAGGAGAAGGAACATGTGGAGGGCTTCAACCCGGAGCTGCCTTGGGTCACTGAGGCCGGAGGCGATGTGCTGGAAGAACGTCTGGCAATCCGTCCTACGTCCGAGACCATGTTTGGTCATATGTATTCCAAATGGATTCAGTCTTACCGCGATCTTCCGGTGCTAATCAACCAATGGGCCAACGTGGTCCGTTGGGAGAAACGTACCCTGCCGTTCATCCGCACGACGGAATTCCTCTGGCAGGAAGGCCATACCGCGCATGAGAATGAGACGGAAGCACGCGAAGAAACGATGAAGATGCTTGATAACTACCGCGACTTCGTGGAGACCTTTCTGGCTATTCCGGTAGTGACCGGACAGAAGACGCCATCCGAGCGGTTCGCCGGTGCTGTGGATACGTATTCCATTGAAGCGATGATGAAGGATGGACGGGCCGTTCAGGCCGCTACCTCACATTATTTGGGTACCAAGTTCGCGGTTGCTTTTGATATCCAATATCTGAACCGGGAGAATGTACTGGAACATGCGCACACCACCTCATGGGGCTCTACCACGCGTCTGATTGGTTCGCTCATCATGGTGCATGGTGACGACCGCGGACTGGCCCTGCCGCCGAAGGTAGCGCCTACGCAGGTCATTATGATTCCAATCGGACCGCCTAAGACCCGCGAAGCGGTCATCGGACGTACCGACGAACTGTTTGGTGAACTCAAAAGTGCCGGAATCCGTGTGCGTGTAGATGACCGTGCGGATGTAACCCCGGGCTGGAAGTTCAATGAATATGAAATGCGCGGCGTCCCTGTCCGTCTGGAGCTTGGACCGCGTGATATGGAGAATGGAGTCTGTGTGCTCGTATCCCGGATCAGCGGTGAGAAGAAGGTCATTCAGCAGGAGAACCTGGTTGAAGAAGTGAACGCCATGCTGGAGCAGGTCCATCGGGAGATGTATGAGCGGGCACTGAAATTCCGTGAGGATCATTTCTATTCCGTAGACACTCTTGAGCAGATGAAGAATTCTATGGAGGAGAAACGCGGCTTTGCGCTTGCAGGCTGGTGCGGCTCTGAAGAATGTGAGGATAAGGTCAAGGAAGAGACCGGCGCAGGCAGCCGTAATATTCCGTTCCATCCGTCAGAAACGAAAGAAACCTGTATCTGCTGCGGCAAGCCTGCCCAGCATACGGTTGTATTTGCCAAAGCGTATTAA
- the rseP gene encoding RIP metalloprotease RseP, producing MEMVRVVFLTVFMFFVLVTVHEWGHYYFAKRAGILVREFAIGFGPKLFSYKRGETQFTLRLLPFGGYARMAGEDPEMVEIGPGQTIAVRLGQDNKVKNIYIDSLDTRRNVIRGEAQFTDLENELKIRLDVDGEVTTYDVNPQAMMIKGTQQTQIAPRDRQFGGKTVGQRAIAILAGPVMNFILAFVLFALHLQMAGIPVENPTYVKIGDVSLGMPAQEAGLQKGDIVVTVDGQAIGGDYQKMIKLTSASKGKEMNWTLKRGEETLNVTMIPRGMEGEQGGKVGITPELPTRKAGVGETITKSGTAMVDTTKLIFIGFKQLINKFNMDDISGPVGTFQLTGQIAQQGIQYLTYWAAILSLYLGIFNLLPIPALDGSRLVFLGVEALRGKPVDPSREGMVHFVGFALLFLVMIAVTYNDILRLISG from the coding sequence ATGGAGATGGTAAGAGTTGTTTTTTTAACGGTGTTTATGTTCTTTGTTTTGGTGACTGTCCATGAATGGGGACATTATTATTTTGCCAAACGCGCCGGAATTCTTGTACGGGAATTTGCGATCGGTTTCGGTCCGAAACTGTTCTCTTATAAACGCGGTGAAACCCAGTTCACGCTTCGCCTGCTGCCCTTCGGGGGATACGCCCGGATGGCTGGTGAAGACCCCGAGATGGTTGAGATCGGCCCGGGGCAGACCATTGCCGTCCGGCTGGGCCAGGATAACAAGGTGAAGAATATATACATCGATTCACTGGATACGCGCAGAAATGTTATTCGCGGTGAAGCGCAGTTCACCGATCTGGAGAATGAACTGAAAATCCGCCTCGATGTAGACGGTGAAGTGACCACTTATGATGTGAATCCGCAGGCGATGATGATCAAGGGCACCCAGCAGACGCAAATTGCGCCTAGGGACCGCCAGTTCGGCGGCAAGACCGTCGGTCAGCGTGCGATAGCGATCCTGGCCGGTCCAGTGATGAACTTCATTCTGGCGTTTGTGCTATTTGCACTTCATCTGCAGATGGCCGGAATCCCGGTGGAGAATCCGACCTATGTGAAGATCGGTGACGTCAGCTTAGGAATGCCTGCGCAGGAAGCAGGTCTTCAGAAGGGCGATATCGTCGTCACTGTGGACGGGCAAGCCATCGGCGGAGATTATCAGAAGATGATCAAGCTGACCTCGGCCTCCAAAGGCAAAGAAATGAACTGGACGCTGAAGCGCGGCGAAGAGACCTTAAATGTAACCATGATTCCCCGCGGAATGGAAGGGGAGCAAGGCGGCAAGGTTGGAATTACGCCAGAGCTGCCTACCCGCAAGGCCGGAGTGGGGGAGACGATTACCAAGTCCGGTACAGCTATGGTCGACACCACCAAGCTGATTTTTATCGGCTTCAAGCAGTTGATCAATAAATTTAATATGGATGATATCTCGGGGCCAGTAGGCACATTCCAGTTGACCGGACAGATTGCCCAGCAGGGCATTCAGTATCTTACCTACTGGGCGGCTATTCTTAGCCTGTACTTAGGGATCTTCAACCTGTTGCCGATTCCTGCATTGGATGGCAGCCGGCTTGTCTTCCTTGGTGTTGAGGCACTGCGAGGCAAGCCGGTCGACCCGAGCAGGGAAGGCATGGTCCACTTTGTAGGCTTTGCCCTGCTGTTCCTGGTGATGATCGCTGTTACGTATAATGATATTTTACGCCTCATAAGCGGCTGA
- a CDS encoding 1-deoxy-D-xylulose-5-phosphate reductoisomerase, whose amino-acid sequence MNRISILGSTGSIGTQTLDVVAMHPEAFEVDGLAAGSNTSLLLEQVRRFKPRRVSVSTKELAEEIRSSLPAGVELYSGSEGLVEIAAGGDAQTVVTALVGSVGLQSTLAAIEAGRHIGLANKETLVTAGHLVTELAGRKGVKLLPVDSEHSAIFQCLNGENRKDVASITITASGGSFRDYKREQLTNVTVADALRHPNWSMGAKITIDSATMVNKGLEVIEAHHLFALPYEQIDVVLHPESIIHSYVEFCDSSIIAQLGTPDMRVPIQYALTYPDRWPSPAKRLSLAQVASLTFREMDYERYPALKMAIDCGLAGGTFTTAFNAANEVAVARFLRGEIPFLRIDEIIDEVLQRHHNEANPGLEQIHSSDLASRELAAVL is encoded by the coding sequence GTGAATAGAATTAGTATTCTCGGCTCCACGGGTTCCATCGGTACCCAGACGTTGGATGTGGTAGCGATGCATCCGGAAGCTTTTGAAGTCGATGGACTGGCGGCGGGAAGCAATACTTCACTGCTGCTGGAACAGGTCCGCCGCTTCAAGCCGCGCCGTGTATCGGTATCCACGAAGGAGCTTGCAGAGGAGATCAGATCCAGTCTGCCTGCCGGTGTAGAGCTGTATAGCGGAAGTGAAGGTCTGGTGGAGATTGCTGCCGGAGGCGATGCACAGACGGTCGTAACTGCGCTTGTAGGAAGTGTAGGACTTCAGTCCACGCTTGCGGCGATTGAAGCCGGCAGACACATTGGACTGGCTAATAAGGAGACGCTGGTGACCGCCGGTCATCTGGTTACAGAACTGGCTGGACGCAAAGGCGTGAAGCTGCTGCCAGTGGACAGTGAGCATTCGGCGATTTTTCAATGCTTAAATGGGGAGAATCGTAAAGATGTGGCTTCAATTACCATCACTGCCTCGGGCGGCTCGTTCCGTGATTATAAGCGTGAACAGCTTACGAATGTAACCGTAGCAGACGCACTGCGTCACCCTAACTGGAGCATGGGGGCCAAGATTACTATTGACTCGGCAACCATGGTTAACAAAGGTCTTGAGGTTATTGAAGCCCACCATTTGTTTGCCCTTCCGTATGAGCAGATTGATGTGGTGCTGCATCCGGAGAGCATTATTCACTCGTATGTGGAGTTCTGCGACAGCAGCATTATTGCTCAGCTCGGGACTCCTGATATGCGGGTTCCTATTCAATATGCGCTCACCTATCCCGACCGCTGGCCGTCTCCTGCGAAGCGCTTGTCTCTGGCTCAGGTAGCCAGCCTGACCTTCCGGGAGATGGATTATGAGCGCTATCCGGCGCTGAAGATGGCCATTGACTGCGGCTTAGCGGGTGGTACATTCACAACCGCCTTCAATGCAGCCAATGAGGTCGCCGTAGCCCGCTTCCTGCGTGGTGAGATTCCCTTCCTGCGGATTGATGAGATTATTGATGAAGTGCTTCAGCGTCATCACAATGAGGCGAACCCCGGTCTGGAACAGATTCACAGTAGCGATTTAGCCTCCCGGGAGCTTGCGGCTGTCCTGTAA
- a CDS encoding phosphatidate cytidylyltransferase has product MKQRLITGIVAGALFLGLCYWGGWPYQLMLTAMALIGYYEFVKMTGTATFGLTAVLGYASVVGFMIPWDLLGTNKLFSWEQGIWLVLLLFLLVTVFSKNKLDIKITAMMFTGIVYIGMGFSYMGIARSAGDSHGLFWTILLLCCIWGSDAGAYFVGRSFGKNKLWPAISPNKTIEGALGGVLISAVISIVFALLVPDLLTTGRALLIGIACAVLGQLGDLVQSAYKRVYGIKDSGSLLPGHGGILDRCDSWIIVFPFVHIVMLMPYY; this is encoded by the coding sequence TTGAAGCAGCGATTGATTACCGGAATTGTTGCCGGGGCCTTGTTTTTAGGGTTATGCTATTGGGGTGGCTGGCCGTATCAGCTGATGCTGACTGCCATGGCCCTCATCGGCTATTATGAATTTGTCAAAATGACGGGTACAGCAACCTTCGGACTGACTGCTGTATTGGGTTACGCCTCTGTAGTAGGCTTTATGATTCCTTGGGATCTTCTGGGGACGAATAAGTTATTCTCCTGGGAACAGGGGATATGGCTGGTATTGCTGCTGTTCCTGCTGGTCACTGTCTTCAGCAAGAATAAGCTGGATATCAAAATCACCGCGATGATGTTCACGGGCATTGTTTACATAGGAATGGGGTTCTCGTATATGGGAATCGCCCGCAGTGCGGGCGATAGCCATGGCCTCTTCTGGACGATCCTGCTGCTGTGCTGTATATGGGGCAGTGATGCCGGAGCCTATTTTGTCGGCAGAAGCTTCGGGAAGAACAAGCTGTGGCCTGCAATCAGTCCTAACAAGACTATTGAGGGCGCACTTGGCGGAGTATTGATTTCTGCTGTCATTTCGATTGTGTTTGCTTTACTGGTTCCTGATCTGCTGACTACGGGGCGCGCGCTGCTGATTGGAATTGCTTGCGCTGTGCTCGGTCAGCTCGGAGATCTTGTACAATCTGCCTATAAACGGGTGTACGGTATTAAGGATTCAGGCTCGCTCTTGCCGGGTCACGGAGGCATCCTGGACCGCTGCGACAGCTGGATCATCGTATTTCCTTTCGTACATATCGTAATGCTGATGCCTTACTATTAA
- a CDS encoding isoprenyl transferase: protein MIKRIQEWLSRKDRQEPVEISPDNIPRHIAIIMDGNGRWAKRRGMPRVVGHQNGMKAVKRATIAANDLGVEFLTLYAFSTENWSRPKDEVDFLMRLPVEFLAIELDELIEKNVQVRVMGDIDSLPSHTRKAMEEAVARTQSNTGLILNFALNYGGRKEIEDCMRGMGKDIQAGVLSPEEITSELIDSRMLSGGLPDPDLLIRTSGEMRLSNFMLWQIAYSEFWFTDAYWPEFDKTHLIQAVAEYQRRTRRYGGLK from the coding sequence ATGATCAAACGGATTCAAGAATGGCTGAGCCGTAAAGACAGGCAGGAGCCAGTCGAGATTTCACCGGATAATATTCCCCGGCACATAGCGATAATTATGGATGGCAACGGGCGCTGGGCGAAACGGCGCGGTATGCCTCGGGTTGTAGGCCATCAGAACGGGATGAAGGCGGTCAAACGTGCTACGATTGCCGCGAATGACCTGGGCGTTGAATTCTTGACCCTGTATGCTTTTTCTACGGAGAACTGGAGTCGGCCGAAGGATGAAGTGGATTTCCTGATGCGTCTCCCCGTTGAATTTCTGGCGATTGAATTGGACGAATTAATTGAAAAGAATGTACAGGTTCGCGTAATGGGCGATATCGACTCGCTGCCTTCCCATACGCGCAAAGCGATGGAAGAAGCGGTAGCCCGCACACAGAGCAATACCGGACTTATTCTGAATTTTGCACTCAATTACGGCGGGCGTAAGGAAATTGAGGATTGTATGCGCGGCATGGGCAAGGATATTCAGGCAGGAGTCCTGTCCCCTGAAGAGATTACTTCAGAGCTGATAGACAGCAGAATGTTATCCGGCGGATTACCTGATCCTGACCTGCTGATCCGTACCAGCGGTGAAATGCGGCTTAGTAACTTTATGCTGTGGCAGATCGCGTATAGTGAATTTTGGTTTACGGATGCATACTGGCCGGAGTTCGATAAGACGCATCTGATCCAGGCTGTTGCTGAATATCAGCGCCGCACACGCCGTTATGGTGGACTGAAGTAG
- the frr gene encoding ribosome recycling factor, whose amino-acid sequence MPQSVKKNAEERMEKAILSLKRDLATLRAGRASTSLLDRIQVEYYGAPTPINQLANISTPDSRTLLIQPWDKTSMSDIERAIMKSDIGITPANDGTIIRLSIPPLTEERRSELVKFTKKFGEEAKVAIRNIRRDANDDIKKMEKNGISEDESHGHQEDIQKTTDKFIAEVDKVLLSKEKEIMEV is encoded by the coding sequence ATGCCACAATCGGTTAAGAAAAATGCCGAAGAGCGTATGGAAAAAGCGATTCTCTCGCTGAAACGCGACTTGGCAACACTGCGGGCAGGACGCGCTTCGACGTCGCTGCTGGATCGCATCCAGGTTGAATATTACGGTGCTCCAACTCCAATCAATCAACTGGCTAACATCAGCACACCGGATTCCCGGACCCTGCTGATCCAGCCGTGGGACAAAACCTCAATGTCAGACATCGAGCGGGCAATTATGAAATCGGACATCGGGATTACACCTGCTAATGACGGTACAATCATCCGCCTGTCGATTCCTCCGCTTACCGAAGAACGCCGCAGCGAGCTGGTGAAATTCACCAAGAAGTTCGGGGAAGAAGCCAAGGTAGCGATCCGCAACATCCGCCGCGATGCCAACGATGACATCAAAAAGATGGAGAAAAACGGCATTTCAGAAGATGAATCACATGGACATCAGGAAGATATCCAGAAAACAACGGATAAGTTCATAGCTGAAGTCGACAAAGTGCTCTTGTCCAAAGAAAAAGAGATTATGGAAGTATAA